The nucleotide sequence TCGAGtcttgtaacacactctatgtgtggctgcctttgaaaacagttcggaaattacagttggttcaaaatgcagcagccagaatgttaactggagcacgatGCAgagagcatattacccctgtgctttatcgacttcactggctcccaatttgtttctgggcccaattcaaagtgctcattctgacctttaaagccctaaacggccttggaccaatgtacctgagggaccgcttatgcccatatgttcctgcccaggatttaagatcatctgcctctggtctcctgtgtgcctggaatgaaagatgttagactgacaggcacgcaggagagagcattttcagctgtggcccccaagctttggaataccatactacaagaagcccgctctgctccctccctgatggttttcctgagacttctgaaaaccatcttgttccggagagcctttgggagggactgaaggcagagcctgacactgattttacgccttctattttaattttacctctttagtcccttcaaTACCACTCCCGcgtctgtgtgtgttttatttcagtggttcccaacctttatgattacgggaccccctttgtaagctcaaaaaatttcccCCCAGCTAAttataattttagcctctgttaagtgAAAAAATGGTGTAtgacaaaatcacatctccaaatatcactttccataaaaagctccctgcagacagggatgtgttgctttcttttcttaatgcaaaggttcatcaaattggtatccccctcctcccacacacacataatcTGAAGATGTACTGTCCTGTCtccccaacaccagtgggttatagTGTTCAACTAAGATCCAGTTTCAAattcccacctagccatgaaccccctgggtgaccttgagtcagacacagcctctcagcctctcctacctcacagggttggtgtaaggataaaatggaaaggggaggactatgtgcaccaccttgggcaacttggaggaaaggagggatataaatgcaatgataattaattaaataaataaatacctttcagctgcagtatgtggatcccagcctcagccaacctgctgagcttttaataAGAATAAGAAGTAGCAATGTGGTAGTAGTAGGGAtgttcatcagaactgatgacttggttagcatgcacttggggaatgagagtggagcaaaagacagatcagcacatgcatacacacaaacatacctgccccctcctgccagcatctgcaggcatgcacgcatttgggcacgtgggaggagggaagccctcaactgctgcagcatcttggggagagagatggggggcggattgtaggtggaagaaaggggggatgctggcacacacaaacacagcctcagagatggggggtgagcaagtcctgaactTCCTcattgctccttggctctgtctgggccgaaggtgagatctgggtggccttacaaataagaataatttttaaaaggagatggcagtgaattaggagccaagaaaggcaggcaggcaggctgccaggaaggaagggggaaagcagcctttccttgcagccttgcttcttttgcttcacaaaaagccctctcctcttgttctgagtaagggcgtcatcagcagtggcagtgcaaggagacaggagtcagtgaTAGAAAtctcctcttctttctggtagctccaccctcagcctcctttttgtGGTATAGGCAGATACCTGCCCTCAACGCATCTggaagacgctctggcgcttcagcaaaaggcctcccctctcgtttggagcaagggggaggtgtcatctgcagcggcagtggaaagcagacagtgtagagggagtgaagactttttttaaaaaaattaataaataattcatttctttagtgttcacggccccctctggattacttcacgccACCCCTGGAGGTCACCGCCCCCAGGATGGGAACCACTGttgtattttaagtattttaaatgtattttatgtattttaatgtttttgtgatctttattgtgtacaattttattatgtatgtgttcgtttttattgtaagccgccctgagtgtcctattatagggtagaagggcgggatagaaatattttaaataaataaaaacaaaggtggGATAATGGTTTAAAACAGATTACACACAAAAGCACatgattgctgctgctgtttaccaCCTATTTTCTAATTCTTGAGGTATAAGCCTTTCCAGAAATTGTGTTCAGCATTAATCATTGCAAGTGGCAAGACTATTTATGGTGGCATGGCTCAAGACAAAAGCTAAATTGTTGTCAGGTTTTCATCATGAAGGATTATTTATTGTGTACACATGTACTGTTCCAAGTCTTAGAATGCAATGAGTAACAATGATCAATATGTAAATGCATTTAAAACCATTCTTTCTCTTTAACACTGAATTAGCATGAAGAACAAACCCATAAATAAGAGGCTTTTTCATCCTATTTTGGAATAAAGTGGCACTCAGTGGTTCTGACAATCATTGCAAGATAGAGTGTGGGCGGAGTGCTAATTTGCAGCTATGAGCCAAAAAAACAACTTTTGACGACTTAAGTGTCCTTACTAGAGATGGCATGCTTTCTAAATTCTGCCACATAAAATCTATGAGATGACAAACTAATATCCCAGGAATAATTTTGAAATCACAGACCCTGGGCCCTGCCAGGAGCAGTAACAAAATGGATCACTAGCACAGAACAGCCTGAAAAGGTACACTGTTAGAAAATTCATAATACTTTCTGTTTCAACTTGCAAAATTCTTTCTATGGTTTTAAGTATGCCATTCAGGGCCCCAAGGCACAACCAGAACTACTCCAGAGATAACCTCAACAGCCAAAAGAtgacaaaaaacacaaaaactcACTCACTTGGGTCAGTTTGGCTGGCGTTGAAGAGACAACACGCAATTGTGAAAAGAGATCTTTTACATCCTTTGTGAAGTCTTCCTCTTCTGAAAGCAACAGGTGACAGATGTTGAATGCTACTTCTAATCATATCCATTAAAGTTGTGTTAAAACACATTAAGTTGTGTTTGGTTTTTGAGATGGTACACCTTTCTCAAGTATTATCAACTTTGCTTCATATATATTTCAGGTTCTAACATTAAATTTACCAAGGCTGACATTATCCCACTGAAGGACTTGTACTTGTTGCTgtcaaccacccagagagcttcggctatggggcagtatataaatgtaataaataaataataccgaGTCTTTGGGTGAGACTCTCCTGGGGACCTTAGCACTGCTTCTCCTGCACAGGTCAGTGAGACTCCTGCTGCGGTCTTCACATTCCCACTGACTAAGTGTTATGCCATTCATTCAGCAATCTCACTCTTGAAGACTCAGGCCAATGGCAAACTATCTAAGAGGATTTAAACAAAGAACTAAACAAAGTGTGATAAAGTGGTTAGATTGTTGGGCTTTGATCAGGGAGACCTGGGCTTCAAGTTCACCGGGTCACATTAGGCCACTCACTCTCACtgaaccctaacctacctcacatggttgttgtgaaggGAAAAAATTGGATAATTCCATGTAGTCTGCCCTAAAAATAACAGAAGATAAGAATACCACTAACAATGAACCAAgaggttgatggcatgcataatCTTGCCAAAGGCATTCATCTGAAGGTGGAAGTGCACAGAGTACTCAATTAATGACCCGTGCTGTCTGATATTTCCTGCAAAGCTCCCAGAGAACTGACCACTGACAGAAATAGAATAATGACTAGATAGACCACTGATATTACTCAGTacgcctcttcttatgttcagtcaTCTGACTTTCATGTGTTATTGCAGCATACTCCTCACAAAATGAATTAACTCGCCATTCAGTCCTATTAAAAGTCTGCTTTTCCTTTTGTAAGTTGGAATTCTCATTATTacccttcttttcttcttcttcatcatcataaaATTCAGCTAACGAAAATGCTTCTTTGAGCTGTTCCAATTCAGCCTTTAAAGCATCTAACTCATCTCCAGAGAGAGTGCTTATTACTGACTTCACCTGATTAAAGGAAAGAAAACCACAAAGAGAACTGTAAACCCACCAGCCAGAAACACTTTATATTTGGTGTGAAAAGTTAAGGCAGCAGCACTAATGACAGGCTGACTACTGAAAGCAATTCTCTTTGAGAAGGGGAGTTCTGTGTTTGGCATATTCCCTCATGgcagagagaaagtgtgtgtaagAGTATCAAACTTGCCATATCTCACAATGCCATTGATTTTTACTATCAATGGCCTAGTCAGTCAAAGCAACAAAGATTGAGAAagctcttatttttaaaaaaactcactaCACAAAAGGGAAAGCAACAGCGCGGGAGGGCATGGGGGCCTTTTTTCTGCTTTTACTGGTTTTCATTTACTAGTGCTATGTGGAATCTATAAAAGGTCTCATCCCCCCAGAGTTTACAGAGATACCCATTTTTATTCCTCCTTAACTGTAAAATAGGAAATTGCCCAAGGCCATTACCTTTGATTCACTCTCTCTAGAAAGCATCTCTAAAGCTTCCAAATGAGAAAGACCCTGAAACTCATCAAAGAGTAGCCCATAATGGGCTTTTTTCTCTGTAGTCATGGAAACCTCAGTAACTGTCCGCTGTTCTTCTCTTTCCTTTGCCTCTCGCAAGATCTACAAATGGAAAAGTTGAAGCATTAAAACTAATGCATATTAAAAAAAGACACAAAGGAAAGGTTCATATCTGGTGTTCTACTGTGAACAGCTATAGGGACAGATAATTTGTTATTAAGGGAATCCAGAAAGAAACCATTCTGTTGTTGTGTGGAAGGTTGAAGGAAGCCAGTACCTGAGAAAGTGTGGAATTTCTACTCATCAGgccttttgttttcttaaaaccAGGGTCACCTTCAGCTATCACATCCATAGTCTTCTTACCAATGAATTCTAATGCATCCAAACTTCCACTAATAACAGTCTTCCCctaagggaggggaagaaaaagatTTCAACATTTTAAGAAAAGGAGATCAAACCTcaagggtggtattcagctaactTTTTGTGTTAGCGCTAGCGCAATgggttcccccctcctctccttcgcATCCCCCGTGCcatgtgccatccccaaatctgctccggaggactaggggaactcccagaacagaattggggggaggggagtaggtgagggggagattgttccaccATGCAAACAGAAATCTATGCAATGGCAAAATGATtgccttagcactatgttgaatacaaccccaagaCTTCATCTTGAAAAAGAATACATAAATTTACGACATAAATATAACTCGCATGGTGGAAACTCTGGGAATCAAGTATTCAAAGTACAGGATGGGCTTTTTATCACCATCCTTGGGAAGTTAAAATGTGGAGATAAAAAACAGCACAGCCCAATACCACTTAATCCTGATGCTGGAACAACCCAAAACAAGaccaaaaaaaattcaaaaacgTATAATGATAtatgttgtgtttttaatttgcttcATGAACACAGAAAGATCTGCATTTAGTCAAATTTATTTCAGATCAGTATTCAATAAGCAAATAATGCTTCTCCCACCCCTGCCACCCAGACACCTATGCTAGATCACAATAGCCAGGTACTGGTGATCTACCCCTCCTAGCTTTACAATAATCTCCCTACAGAACCAACTCCATTTAGTGCACTGAGGAGGAAACTGAAGAAATTACACCGGGGAATTACTATGTGCTGCATTCGTCAAAGTGGGTTATTCTTTCCCCACACCCAGCCATCTTTCTTCAGCTTAGATTACAATCCAACCCAGAGAggaactccctcccctctctccactTCATTTACCTGGCTGCAGCAGCAACATGGAAGAAAATTTAtctccacacacccctttctTTATCCTCTCCCTTCTTAGTGTTTGAAAAAAGCTAAGACAGCATCCCCGTGCCTGGTATACTGTCACTGCAATGTTCCAAGCACAGGGAGGAAGAGAAAAGGCAGAGAGACCTCCTTCCCTTCTACCAATTGCTAGAGCAAGTAAGTgaatgagaggggaggagggcagtttCTGGCTCAGATTGTAATCTGGATTGAAAGAAAATGCTATTGGGGGAAAGAAAGAGCACCAGTATGTTAGAAATACATTAAATTTGTAACTGAAATAAAGCATTATTACAAAGTTCAGCAATATCACTAAACTGTTAGCAAAGTCCACAAAGTACTACCAGTCCAaatctttattgcttagccaAAGGGCACAACCATAACAAAGTGCTAGGTGACGTGTCTTTTGCTACTGCATGCATGTACTTTCATGCTATTTCTCTCCACCCCAATTAAACAGCAAATCTAGATTGAGAAATTCAGAGATTAGTGCCCAGATCTTAAGCACATAGCAGGAAATCTCCATCTAAGCAGGAAGGTCATAAAAAAATTCCAAATTTCAGATTTCAAGGCTAGAATACCCATCACTACTCCGACTCGAAGTAGAAACATTTTCTTAATACAAACCACCTCTAGCTATGTCACAAGTGTTTAACTAATTATTATAATGAGTAACTGATTTGTTGGTAAATAGTACACAGGACTACATAACCAATCAACCTTTTAATGAACCATCATGTAGCAATTTCAGCATGTATGAAGTTGAATGCTGCCTatgattcaaaataaaataaaaaaacaagtcAATGCTAATATATTCCTTTCAGTCTCACTCACTGTACTCTGAACAGCAGCAGAGATGGTAGAAAACATTCCATATGCACCACTAATAGGTGAGGGATTTTCAGACTTTCCTTTGCCATCATAGCCTTCTTCAGAAGAATTATGGCATTCTGAAACAAAGGGGGAAAGGGACTTTAAGTGTCAGTCCCCAAACCAAAAAGTTTGCACGGGCACCATGtcatttttatatatggaattgttttaattatgcaATTGTTTCAACTTTTTGTGTaagcaattgttttatatatgtttttattgtacttatgaaacaatttataaatgaaataaatgcgtATACCAAATCTCAGCCCTCCTGTTCTCTATTCTGGAATTGCTTAATATTGACGTCCCTAAGAAAAAGAGCCAGCAAATAagcatatttttatatatttatgataATGCCACATCAAACGCATGGAAAATCACCTGCCATATATAGATTTGTGCTTAATATCACAGACTTGTTGCCAAACTGATCTTAGTGTGACTTCTGGTCAGTGAAACAACAGCTACTTGATAGCAATCGAAGAATTCTGACTTTGGAATTGGAGTCTTTTAGAGACACTTGTGATCAAAAGGCAGTTCAACATTTTATGACCCTTGAGATCCTAATTTGAAAAACTGACCCTGGATAATTGTGTGTCTTTAAGAAACAGCTGATCTTTGCTTGATTTCTGTTTTCCAAATGATGTTTTCTGAATAAGGCCAATGaagcttttctcttttttaaacattattttagGTTATATCAAACACTGTGCATGAATAGAAAGGCTTCCATTGCAGCCCCCACTAtggcctcaaaatctgctccagatggttgAGGGACAATCCAGAACAGATGTGAGATGCCGATGGGGGGCTGCAGTAGGGATTAGAGGAAAATAAAGTCCCTTTATGCAATGTTAGATTCTGCCATCTGTCTCCATGACTACTTTTTATGCTTGACTTTCTGCATCAAATAAATCAAGTGATGTGTCAGCAGCTGTGTCCTAGACAGGTCCAGGTCGCACAtattgctaagccaaaccatggctaagcatgaaTGTGCAAGTGTGCTAAGCATGAATGTGCAAAGAGTAAAAATCACATCTGCTTCTCTCCCCTGGTTGTCCTGGTACAAACTTCCCTGAGCTAAGCCATAGCTTAGTGTTACGTCCAAACTCagacaaacaaaccacaagtgacAAGGCAGCTTGTCATTTGTCTGGAGTGATACAAACTACGAGCCTGGGTCTGGACATACCAGCacgccaaaccatggcttagttccaGGTGGTTCAGCAGCAAGACAGCCAGATGAGGACTGAAGCAGCTGCACTTTTACTGTTTGTAACTGCACTCTTGCACATTCatacttagccatggtttggcttactgctgcatgcaaaccaggccattatCACCATTACCAACCTTTACATTATATAAAATGTATCTAGGGCTTGATCCAGGGATATTCATGTGCAAAGAACAATACCTTCCATTGAAAGAGCTACTTTAGGTGCATTCAGGAACTTGGGCATAGCCACTggagtgcaacacacacacagagcagacccATATGCCATTATCACAAACAAAAGCCCCCTCATTTTCAAAGGTTTGCATATGGCATGGGGAGCTGTTGTTTCAGACAACTCTAAAACCCCTTTAGGTACACAGAACTAGTAGTGCAATTCTCTGGATCCCAGCCACTGTACACCATTAGTATCACATACAATAAGTTGAGAGATATGGACTCATCTTGACTGGGCCAATAGCCATTTACAGCTTACAGCAAAGGCTGCCCATGTGCAAAGGCCTCCCCTGCCACACAGGAAGAACCAGTGCAGTTTGTATGGGTGCAAGAGCCACAGCCTCATCGCTGAATCAAGGTGACAGTATGGAATGTAGCTGCCATTCCTCTGTGAAGGTTATGATTCTGTCTCAAATAAAAGGAGACAGGGCAGCAGCAACACCTCTGAAGAGTCTCACAGACCATAAGTAAAACAATGACAGCGAGATGGCCAGCTTCTGGCAACATACAACAGAGTCCCTTGAGCAAGACGTAACagagttaaaacaacaacatcatcCATCACAGTACCACAGGTGGCAAACTTTaagtagtttttattttttaatagaaACTGACCTTCTGTTATGCCTTTGGCCTCAGAAGATAATTCACCAGGATTGGGGATCCCAAGGGATGTCTCTGCTTTTTCAATGACATTTGAGATTCCATGACCTAAAGAAAGCAGAGATATTACTTTGGTCCTAAGGAAAAATGAATCATTTCACCAAGAAAGCAGGTCACAAGCCGAAAAGATGAACTGCTTAAGGCAATATGCTGCATTTGAAAATCACTAATGAACCTATAATGCATTGGCCAATTGAGCCACTGACTTAATATTTATGTTACATAAAATGCCCCTCTTTTTCCTTTATTTTAACCTCTTTACTGATGTGTTGCTgcttacattttaatttttttaatctgcCTCCGATAATTTTTCTCCTGTTATTTTCCAAAGAACATTTTGCATTTGTCACTTAACTTGTAAGAACACAGACAATTTATTTGATCTGGACTGCAAGATCTCTTACATAGCTTAAGTTTTAGAAAGCCTTACCTACAGTAGCCACTGTAGCAGAAGCAGTTGAGAGCAGTGATTTTCCCCAGCTCCCCCAGTACCCCCATCCTGTTTGCAACTCTTCGGCGGAACTGGAACCCTTGGaggaaaacaaaaggaagatgtcAGCTTCTATACCTTTAAAGTTCAATATCCCTGTTTACTAAACAGGAAAACCAACCAGAAAAAAAGTAACATACCTTAAATCCTCTAATTTTGATATGCAATTTTATTTcaaatttttattgttgttatcatCTGCCTTGGGCACTTAATGAAGaaacatttaaataataaattaataatctgCTATATCCCAAGGTTCAAGGAAAGAGATAACGTTTTGTTATTCTTGATGTCCAACTGTGGCATCCCACACAGACAAAAGTTCTGCCTGCACAAATgggactctctctttctctctccccctgcagccccttgaatACCTGAAAATGTGCTCCAGATgatttgggggaccctctggaacagatggggggacatatataggactgcactgtcaaGTCTTTAAAGACTTAATAGGTCAAAGCAAGCACTTTTGAAGTGTGCCAAAAAGAAAGAATGAATCCCTGGAACACAGACATTCTTCCAGTATACCTTCAGTGTTCCACTTCCAATAGGGAGTGGGTTACAgatgttctgcaccagctggtaTTTTCAGGACCATCATTAAAGCAGCTCCACTTAGAGCAAGTTACTGTAGTGGTATAAATGCTGGTACTTTCCAGATTTCTCTCAGAGAACAGAGGTAGATCCAAAATGATGTAAGCCCCCAAACAGATTGTGGAAGTGGTTCCAACTCACTGAACTGGATAGGtgactgctcctgcagatgaggAGATAAAGCTCCATATCCCACCTTACCTCAGTTCAGCTGCTCTTTACTCAAATATGAATGCAACCAAAGATGATCAAAGAACTGGCCACCTGGGGGACACAGTTAAAACGAGCTCTGTCCTCCCTGAGAGCAACAAGATCTGTCTTGTGtgggttccccaccaccacaaaaaaTCTATATAACACGAGTTGTATCCACTGTTGCCTGTGTGTGAatggaaaagactcctgttcGCACAACACGACTGCATCTTCCTCTCTTCAGCTCActacatatttattttttattaaaaatatatttgtataacACCCTCTCATTAAATATTAGGGCAGCACTGTACAGCAGTGCAAAAACATTAGaaaccatttaaaacagaacaaaactatCATTAGAATGACTCTTCACTCAAGAAAGtgttaaacaactgcataggcttATCCGCATCAAGAAGTCTTCAAGGGATGCCttaaagtcaaaagtgaggatgcctgtcaaatctctgctggaggagtgataagaacataagaagagcctgctagatcaggccaatagcccatctagttcagcatcctgttctcacagttaccAACCCATTCCccataggaaacccacaagcaggacctgagggcaaagaGCACTCCGCTGATCCACAGCATAGGtctggcaacactaaatgcccaacttctggttgagaCCATTCAGGTCGCTAACATGAGGGACAATCAACAGTGCTTGTTCGTTTGATCTCAGTGACTGGGCTGGGATACAAGGGCtctggtggtccttaaggtatcctggaccacctgcccccatcagcagGGTAACCACTCCATTCTGCATTAACTGGAGCTTTTGGACCAGGGCCACGGACAGCCCCACaaagaacacattgcagtaatccagttttgACGTtatcaatgcatggactacagtggccaagttatcCAGACCCAGATACAGCTGtagtgaagctggtaaaaggtacatgtcctcaaaatctgctctggagagtttgCGTACCCTtgaaagcagattttgggggttcATCAGGAGATGAAGGTAAAGCCTCACTGTACTAGTGAACAGAGTGATCAAATAGGGAGCGAACAGAATGAgctaacagggagagctaacaggagtttggcagaggaggtcaagggggaggtccctaataaTGTTTTCCCCTTCTACGGTACACCAcacaccagtgggactctcctatttaccctgaaggaggacaggacaaagcacaggccattccaataaaagtagaaagaaagaaacaaaaggcagtggagactatggatgggaagcgcattccagtggtggtgacctgcaaggtttgtccaaggtttgttttcttgcctgagagcaGCATgtcgtacacgtgcaacaagtgcaagcagGTGGCActattggaagaaaaagtgaggggactGGAatagcaggtggccacactgaagagtataagagaagatgaagagttcttagatagaatgctggaacaacaacagcaaagagaagcacaggagatggaagaacaacagcatgttgaagcagaagaggctgttgtggagagcaacaacaaagttggaggaaactctgtggaaaagagtgacaggagcagaagagctcgaagacacccttcaccggtggaactatggaactgcttccaggcacttgaggatgagactggaggacagcctgcaggggaagaattacaggagaccccacacgacagcgagcaagaggctgaagctcagtcaagcagagacaatgaaaccacgccccaagacaagaagaagagaagaggaggagtaGTGGGAGaatccctactgtgtgggattgacacccaagtatgcagagaagatccatggactcgccaggtatgctgcttccctggaggatggattagagatgtgatggaagtgtTGCcatcataaagcccactgacagatacccTTTTTGCTCATCCATGTGGAAATGAATGATACTACCAAGAACAGCTACAAAGAAAttatgtcagactttgaagctctgggaaggaaacgcaaggactttgggacccagatagttttctcgtctATCCTTCCTGTAGTTAGAAGAGGAGCAGAAAGGGGGAAAAATACtttgggtgaatgactggctatgaaggtggtgccaacatgacacagttggattctgggaccacgggctatgcttcctggaagatggactgctggcaagtgttGGGTTGCACCTGACAAGGGCTGGGAATAATGCGTTTGGCCACAAAacggagaacttcatcaggagagctttaaactgaatcctaagggcgagggagacataaacttggtggtaatgactaaaAAAGGTttctgcacagtaagaggaactgagggaatgacTCTAATGGGGttcagtaatagtcttcataaaaatgtaggaaggaagcctggtcgtaaatcacatgatcttcgatgtctgtatactaatgctcagAATATGGGAAACTAACAGAATGAAACTGAACTCTTAAAACTGGAGAGTAAACACGACTTGAgagatataactgaaacttggtgggatgactcccatgacgggaatacagtgattgaaggatataacttgtttaaaaagaacagaagaaatagaaagggaggtggagttgcacaaacatatatatatatacacacacacaggaggatgagcttggtagcttcaccgagagtatctggattaaaataaatgtggcaaggaataaaaggaacgtggtagtgcaatgtggctg is from Rhineura floridana isolate rRhiFlo1 chromosome 3, rRhiFlo1.hap2, whole genome shotgun sequence and encodes:
- the FAM114A2 gene encoding protein FAM114A2, with the translated sequence MSQKDIEPMNEDACELDENIQKTEQSDPSETNGAEADLVAMTRKRPEAKISEPTIAQEPLSQNVQGSSSAEELQTGWGYWGSWGKSLLSTASATVATVGHGISNVIEKAETSLGIPNPGELSSEAKGITEECHNSSEEGYDGKGKSENPSPISGAYGMFSTISAAVQSTGKTVISGSLDALEFIGKKTMDVIAEGDPGFKKTKGLMSRNSTLSQILREAKEREEQRTVTEVSMTTEKKAHYGLLFDEFQGLSHLEALEMLSRESESKVKSVISTLSGDELDALKAELEQLKEAFSLAEFYDDEEEEKKEEEDFTKDVKDLFSQLRVVSSTPAKLTQARNSAFELATNLSVQTARQERPHEEDQQVGSGDAEQQDKKSVEDIHTFAIRSLAELTAYSIEVFHKTAALVLHSQEQEVLAINRAKALSQMTIVLCKELSSLAKGFVTCLTAAGVEEKADVLNPLITGVFLEASNSASYIQDAFQLLLPVLQISHIKARTELTQQ